In the Nocardioides panaciterrulae genome, GCGGCCCGGTGGCCGCGCTGCTGACCGGGTACGACGCGCTGGTCCGCCCGCCGCGCACCCTCGGCGTGCTCGCGGTGGACATGCCCCGGGTCACCGCGCACACGTTCCGGCGGCTGCACGCGGCGGCCGAGGGCCGCGACGGGGCGTTCCTCGTCGACCACGAGGGCCGCCGCCAGCTCGCCGGCGTGCTCGACGCGGCGCGGCTCGACGACGTCCGCCCCGGGCTGGAGGCGCAGCACGGCATGTCCGTGCGCCGCCTCCTGGAGGGGCTCGACCTCGCGCTGGTCGCGCCGGTGGGCGAGGAATGTCGCGACGTGGACACCTGGGCGGACGTCCGTGACCTGCAGGGATCGTGAGCAATCCGGGGCGACGCGCCGCCCGGGGCTTGCGGCCCCGGGCGGTTCCGGGAAACCTGAGGGCGTGAACCTGCACGACTGGATCGACGAGCTGAGCGACGTCCTCGACCTCGAGGCGGAGATCGACGAGGCGCTGGTCCTCGACCTGGCCCGGACGGTTGCGCACACGGTGGAGCGGCCGGCGGCGCCGGTGACGGCGTACATGCTGGGGCTCGCGGCGGGTGCCGCCGGCGCCGGCCCGGAGCAGACCGAGGCGCTCGCGGCCCGGGCCCAGCGGCTGGCCGAGGGCTGGGACCGCCCCGCCGACGCGCCCGACCCCGACGACGTCGACGAGGAGATCCCCGACGACAGCCTGGTGGACCACACCTCCGACCGGTTCGAGGACTGACCGCATCCCGCCAGCCCCGCGCGGGGGATCGATCTCCTAGGGTGGCGGGCATGCGCGCCGTCATCGTCTCGGAGCCCGGGGGCCCCGACGTCCTGTCCCTCGCCGAGCTGCCCGACCCCGAGCCCGGCCCCGGCGAGGTGCTCCTCGACGTCGCCGCGACCGCGATCAACCGGGCCGACCTGCTCCAGCGCCAGGGGCACTACCCGCCGCCGCCCGGCGCCTCGGAGATCCTGGGGCTGGAGTGCAGCGGCACCGTCGCCGCGGTCGGCCCGGAGGTCACCGACTGGCAGGTCGGCGACCAGGTCTGCGCGCTGCTGGCCGGGGGCGGCTACGCCACGCGGGTCGTCGTACCCGCCGGCCAGGTGATGCCGGTGCCCGCCGGCGTGGACCTGATCACGGCCGCGGCGCTGCCCGAGGTCGCGTGCACGGTGTGGTCGAACGTGTTCATGATCGCCGCCCTGCGGCCGGAGGAGAACTTCCTCGTGCACGGGGGCGCCGGAGGGATCGGCTCGTTCGCGATCCAGCTCGCCGCCGCCAACGGCTCGCGCGTGATCACCACCGGTGGGACGCCGGAGAAGCTGGACTTCTGCCGCGAGCTCGGCGCCGATGTGACCATCAACTACCGCGACGAGGACTTCGTCGAGGTCGTCAAGGAGCGGACCGACGGGCACGGCGCCGACGTGATCCTCGACAACATGGGGGCGAAGTACCTCGGCCGCAACGTCGACGCGCTGGCCACCGAGGGCCGCCTGGTCATCATCGGCATGCAGGGCGGCAGCAGGGGCGAGCTCGACATCGCCACCCTGCTGCGCAAGCGCGGAGCCGTCGTCGCCACGGCGCTGCGGGCCCGGCCGCCGGCCGACAAGGGGGCGATCTGCGCCTCGGTCGTCGAGCACGTCTGGCCGCTGGTCAGCGACGGGCAGGTCAGACCGATCGTGCACACCACCATGCCCCTGGACCAGGCCGCCGCCGCCCACGCCCTGATGGAGGCCGGGGACCACAGCGGGAAGATCGTCCTCACCACCTGAGGACCTGACCGCTTGCAGCGCGAGAGGGCATTCCGAGGCAGTCTCACCAGCGCGAGAGGGCATTCGGGGGCACTCTCACCAGCGCGAGCGGGCATTCGGAGGCACTCTCACCAGCGCGAGCGGGCATTCGGAGGCACTCTCACCAGCGCGAGCGGGCATTCGGAGGCACTCTGGTCTGTCCGTCCCCTTCCCCCGATCGCCGTCTCGAGGTCCGGAGAGTTCCCCGGATCGCCGTCTCGGCATCCTGAGAGTTGCTGCGATCGCCGTCTCGGCGGGTTGAGAGTTGCTGGGATGGCCCGCTCACCGTCGGGCGGGCGGGGATTTCCGCACCGCCTAGGCTGGGGCGCATGACTGAGAAGCCCGACGAGCAGGAGCAGCAGGTCGTCATCATCGGGCCCGACGGGCAGCCGATGGGGTCGGTGCCCGCGTCGGCCATCTCGCAGGTTCCCGGCGCCGACGGCGAGGAGGCCGACGGCGACGGTGAGGACGAGCGCGCGCTCACCGACCTCGTCGAGCAGCCCGCCAAGGTGATGCGGATCGGCAGCATGATCCGCCAGCTGCTCGAGGAGGTGAAGGCCGCCCCGCTCGACGAGGCCAGCCGCAACCGGCTCAAGGACATCCACCAGGCCTCGATCAAGGAGCTCGAGGCCGGCCTCGCGCCCGAGCTGGTCGAGGAGCTCGAGCGGCTCACCCTGCCGTTCACCGAGGACAAGACCCCCTCCGAGGGCGAGCTCCGGATCGCCCAGGCCCAGCTGGTCGGCTGGCTCGAGGGGCTCTTCCACGGCATCCAGACCGCGATCTACGCCCAGCAGATGGCGGCGCGGGCCCAGTTCGAGCAGATCCGCCGCGCCCTGCCCCAGGGCATGGTGCCGCAGGGCCAGGGTGCTCCCGGCCAGACCGGCCAGCCGGGCGGACCCGAGGGCTCGCCGCGCCCCGGCGAGTCGGGGGGCATGTACCTCTGACCGGGTGTCCCTATTGCGCCTGAGCCGCTCGCGGTGGCTCAGCCACCGTTTCGTCGATCGATCCGGTGGCTGAGGCACCTCCGGTTCGTCTCGAGCACGGTCAGCGGTGCACCATGCACCGTTTCACTCGGGGGAACGGTGGCTGCTCCACCGCCGACACCCCGCCGACACCCCGCCGACACCCCGCCGACACCCCGCCGGCACCGGGCAAACGAAGGGTCAGGCGCGGCGGGCGAGCCGTCGCACGACGACCAGCCCGAGCAGTCCGACCAGCACCATCGCCGCGCCGGGGGCGGCGAGGCGGGTGAACGACGTGGGCGCGGCGTCGGCCACCTTGGTGAACGACGCCTTCTGCGGGGCGGGCGGCACCGGCAGGTGACCGTTGCCGAGCAGCTTCTCGACCTGGCCCACCAGTGAGTCCCCGGCCCGGGCCGTGCCGCTGCAGCGGTCGGTCGCGAGCGTGGTGCCCTGCTCAGAGGTGAAGAACACGTAGCGCGAGCCCTTCACCAGGCCCGCGAGCGCGGGCGCGCCCTTGGAGGCCCGCGAGCTGACCTGGACCGAGGAGTCGCGGACGGGGCCCTTGTAGACGCGCTCCACGTCGACGTCGTACGTCGTGGTCGTGGTGCCCGACCGCCTCGCGACGGACCGGCCGGTCACCGTGCCGGTGAACACGTCATCGGCCCGGCGGGCCTGGTCGGCCACCTGGACGTTCGGGCAGGCGGCCGCGCGCGTCGGCGCCGCGGCCTGGGTCGGCACCTGCGCGAGCACGACCGCAGACCCGGCGAGCAGCAGCGCGGCGACGGCCCGCCCGACGGCGGACACCCCGGCGGACACCCGGGCGGACGCCCCGGCGGACGCCCGGGCGGAGCCGTCGGCGGAGGAGACAGGGGCGCGCACCCGCCCATCGAAACAGATCACAGGTCGAAGACACCAGCCAGGACCCGGGCCACGCCGTCCTCGTCGTGCCCGGGCGCGACGTGGCTGGCGGCCTCGGTCACGGTGGGGTGCGCGTCGGCCATGGCGTAGGACGTGCCGGCCCAGCGCAGCATCGGCAGGTCGTTGGGCATGTCCCCGAACGCCAGCACGTCGCCGGC is a window encoding:
- a CDS encoding NAD(P)H-quinone oxidoreductase, whose product is MRAVIVSEPGGPDVLSLAELPDPEPGPGEVLLDVAATAINRADLLQRQGHYPPPPGASEILGLECSGTVAAVGPEVTDWQVGDQVCALLAGGGYATRVVVPAGQVMPVPAGVDLITAAALPEVACTVWSNVFMIAALRPEENFLVHGGAGGIGSFAIQLAAANGSRVITTGGTPEKLDFCRELGADVTINYRDEDFVEVVKERTDGHGADVILDNMGAKYLGRNVDALATEGRLVIIGMQGGSRGELDIATLLRKRGAVVATALRARPPADKGAICASVVEHVWPLVSDGQVRPIVHTTMPLDQAAAAHALMEAGDHSGKIVLTT
- a CDS encoding bacterial proteasome activator family protein, which encodes MTEKPDEQEQQVVIIGPDGQPMGSVPASAISQVPGADGEEADGDGEDERALTDLVEQPAKVMRIGSMIRQLLEEVKAAPLDEASRNRLKDIHQASIKELEAGLAPELVEELERLTLPFTEDKTPSEGELRIAQAQLVGWLEGLFHGIQTAIYAQQMAARAQFEQIRRALPQGMVPQGQGAPGQTGQPGGPEGSPRPGESGGMYL
- the mobA gene encoding molybdenum cofactor guanylyltransferase; this translates as MDPLLGPTGFAAVVLAGGTAARLDGADKSSIEHGGRTLLEWSLDALLDAEEVVVVGDPRPTGRPVTFTRENPRYGGPVAALLTGYDALVRPPRTLGVLAVDMPRVTAHTFRRLHAAAEGRDGAFLVDHEGRRQLAGVLDAARLDDVRPGLEAQHGMSVRRLLEGLDLALVAPVGEECRDVDTWADVRDLQGS
- a CDS encoding DUF6457 domain-containing protein, producing the protein MNLHDWIDELSDVLDLEAEIDEALVLDLARTVAHTVERPAAPVTAYMLGLAAGAAGAGPEQTEALAARAQRLAEGWDRPADAPDPDDVDEEIPDDSLVDHTSDRFED